A portion of the Pseudomonas sp. GR 6-02 genome contains these proteins:
- the prmA gene encoding 50S ribosomal protein L11 methyltransferase gives MPWLQVRLAISPEQAETYEDAFLEVGAVSVTFMDAEDQPIFEPELNTTPLWSHTHLLALFEGGTDAASVLAHLELLTGSPLPEHHSEVIEDQDWERSWMDGFQPMRFGQRLWIVPSWHAAPEPDAVNLLLDPGLAFGTGTHPTTALCLEWLDGQDLKDCNVLDFGCGSGILAIAALLLGAKQAVGTDIDVQALEASRDNAGRNNIADELFPLYLPEDLPQVQADVLVANILAGPLVSLAQQLSSLVKPGGRLALSGILAEQGEEVAAAYARDFDLDPIANRDGWVRITGRRR, from the coding sequence ATGCCTTGGCTGCAAGTCCGTCTCGCCATCAGCCCAGAACAAGCCGAAACCTACGAAGACGCTTTCCTTGAAGTGGGCGCCGTATCGGTGACCTTCATGGACGCCGAAGATCAGCCGATCTTCGAGCCGGAACTCAACACCACCCCGCTGTGGTCGCACACACACCTGCTGGCCTTGTTCGAAGGCGGCACTGACGCCGCCAGCGTGCTGGCCCACCTGGAGTTGCTGACCGGCAGCCCGCTGCCCGAGCATCACAGCGAAGTGATCGAAGACCAGGACTGGGAACGCAGCTGGATGGATGGCTTCCAGCCGATGCGCTTCGGCCAGCGCCTGTGGATTGTCCCGAGCTGGCACGCCGCCCCTGAGCCTGACGCGGTGAACCTGCTGCTGGACCCGGGCCTGGCGTTCGGCACCGGCACTCACCCGACCACCGCGCTGTGCCTGGAATGGCTCGATGGCCAGGACCTGAAAGACTGCAACGTGCTGGATTTCGGCTGCGGCTCGGGGATTCTGGCGATTGCCGCCCTGTTGCTGGGCGCCAAACAAGCCGTCGGCACCGATATCGATGTGCAAGCCCTGGAGGCCTCCCGCGACAACGCCGGACGCAACAACATTGCCGACGAGCTGTTCCCGCTCTATCTGCCGGAAGATTTGCCGCAGGTTCAAGCCGACGTACTGGTCGCCAATATCCTCGCCGGCCCGCTGGTTTCCCTGGCGCAGCAACTGTCCAGCCTGGTCAAGCCCGGCGGTCGCCTGGCACTGTCGGGCATCCTCGCCGAACAGGGCGAAGAGGTTGCCGCTGCCTATGCCCGGGACTTCGATCTGGATCCGATCGCCAATCGCGACGGCTGGGTACGCATCACTGGCCGTCGGCGCTAG
- the accC gene encoding acetyl-CoA carboxylase biotin carboxylase subunit has translation MTAKLEKVLIANRGEIALRILRACKEMGIKTVAVYSKADKELMHLGLADESVCIGPASAAHSYLHIPAIIAAAEVTGATAIHPGYGFLAENADFAEQVENSGFAFIGPKADTIRLMGDKVSAKHAMIAAGVPTVPGSDGPLPEDEETALRIGREVGYPVIIKAAGGGGGRGMRVVHKEEDLISSAKLTRSEAGAAFGNPMVYLEKFLTNPRHVEVQVLSDGQGHAIHLGDRDCSLQRRHQKVLEEAPAPGIDENAREEVLARCVKACIDIGYRGAGTFEFLYENGRFYFIEMNTRVQVEHPVSEMVTGIDIVKEMLSIAAGNKLSFTQDDVVIRGHALECRINAEDPKTFMPSPGTVKHFHAPGGNGVRVDSHLYSGYAVPPNYDSLIGKLITYGATRDEAMARMRNALDEIVVDGIKTNIPLHRDLTRDEGFCKGGVNIHYLEHKLAGEKH, from the coding sequence ATGACTGCGAAGTTGGAAAAAGTTCTGATCGCCAACCGCGGTGAGATCGCCCTGCGGATTCTGCGTGCCTGCAAGGAAATGGGCATCAAGACCGTCGCCGTTTACTCCAAGGCCGACAAAGAGCTGATGCACCTGGGCCTGGCAGACGAATCCGTCTGCATCGGTCCGGCCTCCGCCGCTCACTCCTACCTGCACATTCCGGCCATCATCGCCGCTGCTGAAGTGACCGGCGCTACCGCCATTCACCCAGGCTACGGCTTCCTTGCGGAAAACGCCGACTTTGCCGAACAGGTCGAGAACTCCGGTTTCGCGTTCATTGGCCCGAAAGCCGATACCATCCGCCTGATGGGCGACAAGGTATCGGCCAAGCACGCCATGATCGCCGCTGGCGTTCCAACCGTTCCGGGCTCCGACGGCCCACTGCCTGAAGACGAAGAAACCGCTCTGCGCATTGGTCGCGAAGTCGGTTATCCGGTGATCATCAAAGCCGCTGGCGGCGGTGGTGGTCGTGGCATGCGCGTGGTGCACAAAGAAGAAGACCTGATCTCCTCGGCGAAACTGACCCGCTCCGAAGCGGGCGCAGCGTTCGGCAACCCGATGGTCTATCTGGAAAAATTCCTGACCAACCCACGTCACGTGGAAGTTCAGGTGCTTTCCGACGGTCAGGGCCACGCCATCCATCTGGGCGACCGCGACTGCTCGCTGCAACGTCGTCACCAGAAGGTTCTCGAAGAAGCGCCGGCACCGGGTATCGACGAGAACGCGCGCGAGGAAGTCCTCGCCCGTTGCGTCAAGGCTTGCATCGACATCGGCTACCGTGGCGCCGGCACTTTCGAGTTCCTGTACGAGAACGGCCGCTTCTACTTCATCGAGATGAACACTCGTGTCCAGGTAGAGCACCCGGTATCGGAAATGGTCACCGGCATCGACATCGTCAAGGAGATGCTCAGCATCGCCGCCGGCAACAAGCTGTCGTTCACCCAGGATGACGTGGTCATCCGCGGTCACGCGCTGGAATGCCGGATCAACGCCGAAGACCCGAAAACGTTCATGCCGAGCCCAGGCACGGTCAAGCATTTCCACGCACCAGGCGGCAACGGCGTTCGCGTCGATTCGCACCTGTACAGTGGCTATGCCGTTCCGCCGAACTACGACTCGTTGATCGGCAAGCTGATCACCTACGGCGCAACCCGTGACGAAGCCATGGCGCGCATGCGTAATGCGCTGGACGAGATCGTTGTCGACGGGATCAAGACCAACATCCCGCTGCACCGTGATCTGACCCGTGACGAAGGCTTCTGCAAAGGGGGGGTGAACATTCACTACCTCGAGCACAAGCTGGCTGGCGAGAAGCACTAA
- a CDS encoding DUF3426 domain-containing protein: MTDSFVTQCPHCQTSFRVSHAQLSVARGVVRCGSCLQVFNAARQLLEQRAGKEAVKPAASAPVEPPVQRAISQKQWTAAEMDLDSLDLDEELARLEQREIQPTTEFGHPREDSLSARRDSTEHDEAPWPDSLFSESAADRAQAADAQTPSPMVEPTIEPSKHSRTEPSLSMEPVPLDDEPEIQQLRLHDPLDAPIPFGSLSAKTDDDEIDDDLPSVEPLRKRRERSEPAMRAEVLQDLTDDPLQLDWQKRRSPWGRRFFWLLLILLGAAGLVGQYVAYHFDELARQDQYRPWFQQLCPHIGCTVPSKVDIAKVKSSNLVVRSHPDFNGALVVDAIIYNRAPFSQPFPLLELRFADLNGHLIASRRFKPGEYLNGDLEGLAEMPPQTPIHIALDILDPGPKAVNYSLSFHSPE; encoded by the coding sequence ATGACCGATAGCTTCGTCACCCAATGCCCGCATTGCCAAACCAGCTTCCGCGTCAGCCACGCTCAGTTGAGCGTGGCCCGTGGGGTGGTTCGTTGCGGCTCGTGCTTGCAGGTGTTCAACGCCGCCAGGCAGTTGCTTGAGCAACGGGCCGGCAAGGAAGCGGTAAAACCGGCTGCATCGGCGCCCGTAGAACCGCCCGTGCAGCGGGCCATCAGCCAAAAGCAATGGACCGCGGCCGAGATGGACCTGGACAGCCTGGACCTGGACGAAGAGCTCGCCCGGCTCGAACAGCGGGAAATCCAGCCGACGACGGAGTTCGGTCACCCCCGCGAAGACAGCCTCAGTGCTCGTCGCGACAGCACCGAACACGACGAAGCCCCTTGGCCCGACAGTCTCTTCAGTGAGTCGGCCGCCGATCGTGCGCAAGCCGCCGACGCGCAGACGCCATCACCGATGGTCGAACCGACGATCGAGCCAAGCAAACACTCGCGCACCGAGCCTTCGCTGTCCATGGAGCCCGTGCCGCTGGACGATGAGCCCGAGATACAGCAGCTGCGCCTGCACGACCCGCTCGACGCCCCGATCCCTTTTGGCAGCCTGTCGGCGAAAACCGATGACGACGAGATCGACGATGACCTGCCCTCCGTCGAGCCCCTGCGCAAGCGACGCGAACGCAGCGAACCGGCCATGCGCGCTGAAGTGCTGCAGGACCTGACCGACGACCCGCTGCAACTGGATTGGCAAAAACGCCGCTCCCCCTGGGGTCGGCGCTTTTTCTGGCTGCTGCTGATCCTGCTCGGCGCCGCCGGCCTCGTTGGCCAGTACGTCGCCTACCACTTCGACGAACTGGCGCGCCAGGACCAGTATCGTCCGTGGTTCCAGCAACTCTGCCCGCACATCGGTTGCACAGTGCCGTCCAAGGTCGACATCGCGAAAGTCAAAAGCAGCAATCTGGTGGTCCGCAGCCACCCGGACTTCAACGGGGCGCTGGTGGTCGATGCCATCATTTATAACCGTGCGCCCTTCTCCCAGCCGTTCCCGCTGCTGGAGCTGCGCTTTGCCGACCTCAACGGCCACCTGATCGCCAGTCGTCGCTTCAAGCCCGGCGAGTACCTCAACGGCGATCTCGAAGGCCTGGCCGAAATGCCGCCGCAAACGCCGATCCACATCGCGCTGGACATTCTCGACCCAGGCCCCAAAGCGGTGAACTACAGCCTGAGCTTCCATTCGCCCGAGTGA
- the dusB gene encoding tRNA dihydrouridine synthase DusB, whose translation MSAVRIGPYTLHNGLILAPMAGVTDQPFRQLCKRLGAGLVVSEMVTSDMSLWNTRKSRMRMIHEGDPEPRSVQIAGGDAQMLADAARANVELGAQIIDINMGCPAKKVCNKAAGSALLKDEALVTEILQAVVAAVDVPVTLKIRTGWDRANKNGLTVAKIAEQAGITALAVHGRTRADLYTGEAEYDTITAIKQAVSIPVFANGDIDSPEKARYVLDATGADGLLVGRAAQGQPWIFREIDHYLRTGEKLPAPELIEVECILLEHLAALHAFYGDVMGVRIARKHVGWYLATLPGAREFRAHFNRLEDTEAQCAYVRGFFAERYKSLTGDGEGVAA comes from the coding sequence ATGTCGGCGGTACGCATCGGTCCATATACATTGCACAACGGCTTGATCCTCGCCCCCATGGCGGGCGTCACCGACCAGCCCTTTCGTCAGCTGTGCAAACGATTGGGCGCTGGACTTGTAGTCTCGGAAATGGTCACCAGCGACATGAGCTTGTGGAACACCCGCAAATCGCGGATGCGCATGATCCACGAAGGCGATCCCGAGCCCCGCTCGGTACAGATCGCCGGCGGAGATGCGCAGATGCTGGCGGATGCGGCCCGGGCCAACGTCGAACTGGGTGCACAGATTATTGACATCAACATGGGCTGTCCGGCGAAGAAGGTCTGCAACAAGGCTGCCGGCTCCGCACTGTTGAAAGATGAAGCATTGGTGACCGAGATCCTGCAGGCCGTGGTGGCTGCGGTCGATGTGCCGGTCACCCTGAAGATCCGCACCGGCTGGGACCGGGCGAACAAGAACGGTCTGACGGTGGCGAAGATCGCCGAACAGGCAGGCATCACGGCGTTGGCCGTACATGGCCGCACGCGTGCCGACCTGTACACCGGGGAAGCTGAGTACGACACCATTACCGCGATCAAGCAGGCGGTGTCGATTCCGGTCTTCGCCAATGGCGATATCGATTCGCCCGAGAAAGCCCGGTACGTGCTCGACGCGACCGGTGCCGATGGCCTGTTGGTGGGTCGGGCTGCCCAGGGGCAGCCATGGATTTTTCGTGAGATCGACCATTATCTGCGTACCGGCGAAAAACTCCCGGCACCGGAACTGATCGAGGTGGAATGTATTCTGCTTGAGCATCTGGCCGCGCTGCATGCCTTCTATGGCGACGTCATGGGCGTGCGCATAGCTCGCAAGCATGTGGGCTGGTATCTCGCAACCTTGCCGGGCGCCAGGGAGTTTCGCGCCCACTTCAATCGTTTGGAAGATACGGAAGCACAATGCGCCTACGTTCGAGGCTTCTTCGCCGAACGTTACAAGAGCCTGACAGGGGACGGAGAAGGGGTGGCCGCATGA
- the fis gene encoding DNA-binding transcriptional regulator Fis, giving the protein MTMMTETLVSGTTPVSDNVNLKQHLNTPSEEGQTLRGSVEKALHNYFAHLEGAAVTDVYNLVLSEVEAPLLECVMNYVKGNQTKASELLGLNRGTLRKKLKQYDLL; this is encoded by the coding sequence ATGACGATGATGACCGAGACTTTAGTGAGTGGAACAACACCCGTGAGCGACAACGTGAATTTGAAACAGCACCTCAATACACCGAGCGAAGAAGGTCAGACCCTTCGCGGGAGTGTCGAGAAGGCGCTGCACAATTATTTCGCCCACCTTGAGGGCGCTGCCGTCACGGATGTGTACAACCTGGTGCTCTCCGAAGTCGAGGCCCCCCTGCTCGAATGCGTGATGAACTACGTCAAGGGCAACCAGACCAAGGCCAGTGAGCTGCTCGGACTGAACCGGGGCACCCTGCGCAAGAAACTCAAGCAGTACGATTTGCTGTAA
- the purH gene encoding bifunctional phosphoribosylaminoimidazolecarboxamide formyltransferase/IMP cyclohydrolase, with protein MTDQTTRLPIRRALISVSDKTGILEFAKELEALGVEILSTGGTFKLLRDNGVAAVEVADYTGFAEMMDGRVKTLHPKIHGGILGRRGIDDAIMSEHGIKPIDLVAVNLYPFEATINKPGCDLPTAIENIDIGGPTMVRSAAKNHKDVAIVVNASDYANVLESLKAGGLTYAQRFDLMLKAFEHTAAYDGMIANYMGTVNQAAETLSTSGRSEFPRTFNSQFIKAQEMRYGENPHQSAAFYVEAKPAEVGIATATQLQGKELSYNNVADTDAALECVKSFVKPACVIVKHANPCGVAVSPDAEGGIRQAYELAYATDTESAFGGIIAFNRELDAETAKAIVERQFVEVIIAPSVSTEARDIVAAKANVRLLACGEWSADRVPAWDYKRVNGGLLVQSRDIGMIGSEDLKVVTKRAPTEQEINDLIFAWKVAKYVKSNAIVYAKNRQTIGVGAGQMSRVNSARIAAIKAEHAGLQVQGAVMASDAFFPFRDGIDNAAKVGITAVIQPGGSMRDNEVIAAADEAGIAMVFTGMRHFRH; from the coding sequence ATGACCGACCAGACTACCCGCCTGCCGATCCGCCGCGCCTTGATCAGCGTTTCCGACAAGACCGGGATCCTTGAATTCGCCAAAGAGCTCGAAGCCCTGGGCGTAGAGATCCTCTCCACCGGCGGGACGTTCAAGCTGCTGCGCGACAATGGTGTTGCCGCAGTGGAAGTCGCGGATTACACCGGTTTCGCAGAAATGATGGACGGCCGGGTGAAAACCCTGCACCCGAAAATCCACGGCGGGATCCTTGGTCGTCGCGGTATCGACGACGCCATCATGAGCGAGCACGGCATCAAGCCGATCGATCTGGTAGCGGTCAACCTGTACCCGTTCGAAGCCACCATCAACAAGCCAGGCTGCGACCTGCCGACTGCCATCGAGAACATCGACATCGGCGGCCCGACCATGGTCCGTTCGGCGGCAAAAAACCACAAAGACGTGGCCATCGTGGTGAATGCCAGCGATTACGCCAACGTTCTGGAAAGCCTCAAGGCCGGCGGCCTGACCTACGCTCAGCGTTTCGACCTGATGCTCAAGGCCTTCGAACACACCGCCGCCTACGACGGCATGATCGCCAACTACATGGGCACCGTGAACCAGGCGGCTGAAACCCTCTCGACCTCCGGCCGCAGCGAATTCCCGCGCACCTTCAACAGCCAGTTCATCAAGGCTCAGGAAATGCGCTACGGCGAGAACCCGCACCAGAGCGCGGCGTTCTACGTTGAAGCCAAGCCTGCCGAAGTCGGCATCGCCACCGCGACCCAACTGCAAGGCAAAGAGCTGTCGTACAACAACGTGGCCGACACCGACGCCGCGCTGGAATGCGTGAAGAGCTTCGTCAAGCCGGCCTGCGTGATCGTCAAGCACGCCAACCCGTGCGGCGTGGCCGTGAGCCCGGACGCCGAAGGCGGCATCCGTCAAGCCTACGAGCTGGCCTACGCCACCGACACCGAGTCGGCGTTCGGCGGCATCATCGCGTTCAACCGCGAGCTGGATGCTGAAACCGCCAAGGCCATCGTCGAGCGTCAGTTCGTCGAAGTGATCATCGCCCCATCCGTCAGCACAGAAGCCCGCGACATCGTGGCCGCCAAAGCCAACGTACGCCTGCTGGCCTGCGGCGAGTGGTCGGCTGACCGCGTTCCAGCCTGGGACTACAAACGCGTCAACGGCGGTTTGCTGGTACAGAGCCGCGACATCGGCATGATCGGCAGCGAAGACCTGAAAGTGGTGACCAAGCGCGCGCCAACCGAGCAGGAAATCAACGACCTGATCTTCGCCTGGAAAGTCGCCAAGTACGTCAAGTCCAACGCCATCGTCTACGCCAAGAACCGTCAGACCATCGGTGTCGGCGCCGGCCAGATGAGCCGCGTGAACTCCGCGCGTATCGCCGCGATCAAGGCTGAACATGCCGGCTTGCAAGTGCAGGGCGCGGTCATGGCGTCGGATGCGTTCTTCCCGTTCCGCGACGGCATCGACAACGCAGCCAAGGTCGGTATCACTGCGGTGATCCAGCCAGGTGGCTCGATGCGTGATAACGAAGTGATTGCGGCAGCTGATGAAGCCGGCATCGCCATGGTCTTCACCGGCATGCGCCACTTCCGTCACTAA
- the accB gene encoding acetyl-CoA carboxylase biotin carboxyl carrier protein: MDIRKVKKLIELLEESGIDELEIKEGEESVRISRHSKTPAQQYYAPAPMHAPAPAPVAAAAPVAAAAPAAPAAPTLNGNVARSPMVGTFYRKSSPSSPSFVEVGQTVKKGDTLCIVEAMKMMNHIEAEASGVIESILVEDGQPVEYDQPLFTIV, from the coding sequence ATGGATATCCGTAAAGTTAAGAAATTGATCGAATTGCTGGAAGAGTCCGGCATCGACGAGCTTGAGATCAAGGAAGGCGAAGAGTCCGTACGCATCAGCCGTCACAGCAAGACGCCGGCTCAGCAGTACTATGCACCGGCTCCGATGCATGCGCCGGCACCGGCTCCAGTTGCTGCCGCCGCTCCGGTTGCTGCCGCTGCGCCTGCGGCTCCAGCGGCTCCAACGCTGAACGGCAATGTTGCCCGTTCGCCGATGGTCGGCACGTTCTATCGCAAATCTTCGCCGTCCTCGCCATCCTTCGTTGAAGTTGGCCAGACCGTGAAGAAAGGCGACACCCTGTGCATCGTCGAAGCCATGAAGATGATGAACCACATCGAAGCTGAAGCCAGCGGTGTGATCGAATCCATCCTCGTCGAAGACGGCCAGCCGGTTGAGTACGACCAACCGCTGTTCACCATCGTTTGA
- the purD gene encoding phosphoribosylamine--glycine ligase encodes MNVLIIGSGGREHALAWKVAQDPRVQKVFVAPGNAGTAIEAKCENVAIDVLALEQLADFAEKNVSLTIVGPEVPLVAGVVDLFRSRGLDCFGPTAGAAQLEGSKAFTKDFLARHKIPTADYQNFTEIEPALAYLREKGAPIVIKADGLAAGKGVIVAMTLAEAEDAVRDMLAGNAFGDAGSRVVIEEFLDGEEASFIVMVDGKNVLPMATSQDHKRVGDGDTGPNTGGMGAYSPAPVVTAEVHQRVMDLVIWPTVRGMAEEGNVYTGFLYAGLMIDKAGNPKVIEFNCRFGDPETQPVMLRLQSSLVLLVEAALAQALDKVEAQWDPRPSVGIVLAAGGYPGDYAKGVAINGLDAAAALEGKVFHAGTALKDGQVVTAGGRVLCATAMGTSVDTAQQQAYKLAAKIDWEGCFYRKDIGYRAIARERGENQE; translated from the coding sequence ATGAATGTTTTGATCATTGGCAGCGGTGGCCGTGAACACGCCCTGGCCTGGAAAGTGGCTCAGGATCCGCGCGTGCAGAAAGTGTTCGTTGCCCCGGGCAACGCAGGCACCGCCATTGAAGCCAAGTGCGAGAACGTCGCCATCGACGTGCTGGCCCTCGAGCAGCTTGCAGATTTCGCGGAGAAAAACGTTTCCCTCACCATCGTCGGCCCGGAAGTGCCGCTGGTTGCAGGCGTTGTCGACCTGTTCCGCTCCCGTGGCCTGGATTGCTTCGGCCCGACCGCAGGTGCCGCGCAACTGGAAGGTTCGAAAGCCTTCACCAAGGATTTCCTGGCGCGTCACAAGATCCCGACCGCCGACTACCAGAACTTCACCGAGATCGAGCCGGCCCTGGCTTATCTGCGTGAAAAAGGCGCACCGATCGTGATCAAGGCCGATGGCCTGGCCGCCGGCAAAGGCGTGATCGTGGCCATGACATTGGCTGAAGCTGAAGACGCGGTGCGCGACATGCTCGCTGGCAACGCGTTTGGCGATGCCGGCTCCCGCGTGGTCATCGAGGAGTTCCTGGACGGCGAAGAAGCCAGCTTCATCGTCATGGTCGACGGCAAGAACGTGCTGCCGATGGCCACCAGCCAGGACCACAAACGCGTCGGCGACGGCGACACCGGTCCGAACACCGGCGGCATGGGCGCCTACTCCCCGGCACCGGTCGTCACCGCCGAAGTCCATCAGCGGGTCATGGACCTGGTGATCTGGCCAACCGTGCGCGGCATGGCCGAGGAAGGCAATGTTTACACCGGTTTCCTCTATGCCGGCTTGATGATCGACAAGGCTGGTAACCCAAAAGTTATCGAGTTCAACTGCCGTTTCGGCGATCCTGAGACCCAACCGGTGATGCTGCGTTTGCAGTCGAGCCTGGTGTTGCTGGTCGAAGCGGCCCTGGCGCAAGCGCTGGACAAGGTCGAAGCACAGTGGGATCCACGTCCGAGCGTCGGTATCGTATTGGCCGCTGGCGGTTACCCGGGTGACTACGCCAAAGGCGTTGCCATCAACGGTCTGGATGCAGCCGCGGCACTGGAAGGCAAAGTCTTCCACGCTGGCACTGCACTCAAGGACGGTCAGGTGGTGACGGCCGGTGGTCGGGTACTGTGCGCAACCGCCATGGGCACCAGCGTCGACACAGCCCAGCAGCAGGCTTACAAACTGGCGGCTAAAATCGACTGGGAAGGCTGCTTCTATCGTAAGGACATTGGCTACCGTGCCATTGCCCGCGAGCGTGGCGAAAATCAGGAATAA
- the aroQ gene encoding type II 3-dehydroquinate dehydratase — translation MATLLVLHGPNLNLLGTREPGVYGATTLAQINQDLEQRARNAGHHLLYLQSNAEYELIDRIHAARGEGVDFILINPAAFTHTSVALRDALLAVSIPFIEVHLSNVHKREPFRHHSYFSDVAVGVICGLGASGYRLALEAALEQLERQATA, via the coding sequence ATGGCGACCCTATTGGTTTTGCACGGCCCTAACCTGAACCTGCTCGGCACCCGGGAACCGGGCGTCTATGGTGCAACCACCCTGGCACAAATCAACCAGGACCTGGAACAGCGGGCGCGCAATGCCGGCCACCATTTGCTTTACCTGCAAAGCAACGCCGAGTACGAATTGATTGACCGCATCCACGCTGCTCGCGGCGAAGGTGTGGACTTCATTCTGATCAATCCAGCAGCTTTTACGCATACAAGTGTCGCGTTACGTGACGCGCTGCTGGCGGTGAGCATCCCATTCATCGAAGTGCATTTGTCTAACGTGCATAAACGCGAACCTTTCCGCCATCACTCTTACTTCTCCGATGTAGCGGTGGGAGTGATCTGCGGCCTTGGCGCCAGCGGTTATCGACTGGCCCTGGAGGCCGCACTAGAGCAGCTTGAAAGACAGGCAACGGCTTGA